The following is a genomic window from Vibrio cyclitrophicus.
GCCTCTATTTGTGCATCTCGTTTATTACACATCAGCACCATGTCACAACCCGCACTTAAGGCCGCTTTTGCTCTGTCTGCCGGCCCCCCCATAATGGCAGCTCCTTCCATTGTTAAGTCATCAGAGAATACCAAGCCTTTGAATCCAAGCTGCTGCTTCAATACTTTCTGCAACCAATACTCAGAGCCACTCGCTGGCTGATCATCATAGTGAGAAAAAACCACATGTGCAGGCATCATCGCATCTAATATTCCAGCTTCAATTTGAGCCTTGAAAATGGCCATATCAGTTTCAAAGATGTCGTTTCTAGGATCATAAGGCGTTTCAAGGTGTGAGTCAGCAATCACGCCGCCGTGTCCTGGAAAGTGCTTCCCTGTCGTAGCCATGCCAACCGATTTCATGCCATTAATAAAAGCACTACTGTGGCGAACGATGGTATCAATATCTTCACCAAACGCTCGGCTACCAATCGCTTTACACTCGTGACCTTTATCTAATACAGGCGCAAAGCTCAGATCGATATCATGGGCAATCAATTCCGCAGCCATCAACCAACCAGCTTGTTCTGCTAACTGCTCACCATTATTCTTAGTCGCGAATTCTTGAGCGGCAGGGATAATTGAAAAGCCGTCGCGAAAGCGTTGAACTCGACCACCTTCTTGGTCAACACCAATCAAAATAGGACGTTTCGCTACCTTGCGGATCTCTTTAGTTAACGCCGACAACTGTTGGCTATCGTGGTAGTTTCGAGTAAATAAGATGAGACCACCAACGGTTGGATGCTCTAAAATTTCTCTGTCTTCAGCTGTCAGTTCGTAGCCTGCAACATCAACCCACAACGGTCCCATATTTATTCCTTATTAAACCTAATTTCATAAACTTCCCGAGATTATTCTCTTTAAATTTGCTTTACAATGTTTTTAAAACAATCTGTGGAAGACTTTAAGAATGCAGGGTAAGAGCTTAGGAATGGATCATAAAGAACTGTATATCGGTGTGATGTCGGGGACGAGTATGGACGGTGTTGATACTGCGTTAGTCTCGATTGAAGACGATAGCATTACATTGCTTGCTCATGATGAGTTCCCTATGCCAGATGGTCTCAAAGCGCGTCTGCTTGAAGTCTGTATTGGTCAGAAAACCGATTTGATTGC
Proteins encoded in this region:
- the nagZ gene encoding beta-N-acetylhexosaminidase, whose protein sequence is MGPLWVDVAGYELTAEDREILEHPTVGGLILFTRNYHDSQQLSALTKEIRKVAKRPILIGVDQEGGRVQRFRDGFSIIPAAQEFATKNNGEQLAEQAGWLMAAELIAHDIDLSFAPVLDKGHECKAIGSRAFGEDIDTIVRHSSAFINGMKSVGMATTGKHFPGHGGVIADSHLETPYDPRNDIFETDMAIFKAQIEAGILDAMMPAHVVFSHYDDQPASGSEYWLQKVLKQQLGFKGLVFSDDLTMEGAAIMGGPADRAKAALSAGCDMVLMCNKRDAQIEALDNLTIQEVPLANSLLKKHSFDLSTLHSDSRWKEASEQIKRILNAG